The Sphingobacterium lactis sequence TGTTAGGTATTAACCATTTTTTACTAATTAAACTTAACAAGCGAATGAAACAAAAACTTTTACTCCTCTTCGTGGCCTTTGTTTTCTTATCGAGCTATGCTTTTGGGCAAAGTCGGGAAATTACGGGCCGGGTTACCTCTGCCGCTGACTCCAGACCCTTAGCCGGGGTTACGGTCCTTGTGCAGGGTACCAATCAAGGAACGCAGACCAATGCGAATGGTGCGTTCGAAATTACGGTGCCAAGTGCGGATAGCCGTTTGGTGTTTTCCTATGTGGGCTATCAGAATCAGGTGATTACCGTCGGTAGCCGTGCGCAGATCAATGTCGAGTTGGTGAGCGACGACGAAACTTTGGATGAGGTCGTTGTAACGGGCTACCTCGTACAATCCAAAAAGAGCTTTACAGGGTCTTCGGCTAATGTAACCGGTGATAAGGTTGCTAACCGTCCTTTGCAGAGTTTCACGCAGGGTCTGACTGGTCAGGCTTCAGGTGTGAATGTGGTACAACCTTCCGGGGTGTTGAATAACCCGCCAGTTGTCCGTGTTCGCGGTCTGAGCTCCCTGTCCCTCAATTCCTTCCCTTTGGTGGTTGTTGATGGAATTCCAGTGTCGACTTCCGATGTGTCGCAGAACTCGGCTGCCAATAACCCGCTGGGTGATATCAACCCAGAGGACATTGAGTCCGTTAATATCCTGAAGGATGCGGCTTCTACAGCGATCTATGGTTCGCGTGCCGGTGCCGGCGTTTTGGTAATTACCACCAAGCGCGGTAAATCAGGTGATGCAAAGTTCGGTTATGATGGTTGGGTGGGTACTTCCTCGGCAGTGCGCCTACCGGAATTGTTGAATGCTGCACAATACATTCAGCACAAAAACCAAGCGATTGCAAATGCCAGAGCCGTAAACCCAGGGTTGCCACAGGGCTCCTATCCAAGTGAAGGTGGTTTCTTTGAAACCAAAGATGAGAATGGCAATGTGGTCGACACTCGTTGGTATGACTATGTATATCAAAATGCCATTTCCCATAACCATAACCTGAATGTTTCCGGAGGTACGGAAAAAACATCCTACTTCTTCTCTGGAAACGTTTCGGACCAACAGGGGATCTTGGTAAACAATAAATTTATGCGCCGTGCTCTTCGTGCCAACGTGGATCATAAGATTACAGATTGGTTCAAATTGGGTTCATCCATTACCTATACCAACAGTGAGAACAGCTCGCCGAACAGTGGATCTGTTCCGGGGGCAGCATTCAATACTTCCGGATTAGGACGTATTGCCGTGGTACAGGCACCTAACGTGAGCCCGTACCTACCGAATGGTGATTACAGTGTCAATGGAGCATCCATTGGAAAAGGGGCAAACGTATTGGCACCGAACTATCCAAACCCATTGCCTATTATCGACCTTGATAAAAACCTTTCTGAGACGAATCGTTTGTTTGCCAATATCCATGCGGACATCAATATCCTGAAAGATTTGAAATTCAGCAGTAACTATACCTGGGATCTTCGGAACACCAATAACGAGCAGTTCTGGAACCCGATCAATGGTGACGGTCTGGGCTATGGTGGTTATGCCTATAACAACTCCTCCAAAGCCAACAACTGGATTTTCATGAACAACTTGGTGTACAACAAGCGTTGGAACGACCACAATTTTGTGGTTTTGGTGGGTCATGAGTCACAGTTGACCCGTATCGATGATTGGGGTGCAGTACGTACCGGCTTGACAGACCGTTATTTCAACCAATTCCAAGGAGGTTACAAAAACAACCTACCGGGCGGAAATGGAATTTCGGAACATGCATTTGAATCCTACCTGTCATCCATCAACTACGATTATGCAGGTAAATATTACATCACCGGTAACTTCCGTCGTGACGGTAACTCTGCCTTAGCCAAGAAAAATCGTTGGGGTAACTTCGGAGGTGCGTCCATCGGTTGGACAATTTCTGAAGAAAACTTCTTTAAGGATGGCGGATTGGGTAAAGTATTCAGCAACATGCGTTTCAAAGCCAGTTGGGGTCGTGTAGGTAATGGTAATATGCCAATCCTTTACGGTGCTTACAACTTATACACATCTGGGGTATACGGTCAAGATGGCTATGTATTCTTTAACCAAGCTGGAAATGATGACCTGAAATGGGAATCCAGTAGCCAGACCAACGTAGGTGTTGATTTCGGCTTGTTCGACAACCGCTTAACTGCCGAAGTGAACTACTACAACAAGAATATCGACAACATGATTCTGGCTGTTCCGCAAGCACCTTCAAAAGGTGTACCTGGAAACTCCATTCTGATGAACGTAGGTTCCATGTTCAACCGTGGTTTTGAATTCTCGTTGAATTACCGGGCAATTTCCAATGACAACTTCACATGGAACACCAACCTGAACTTTGCAACCAATAAAAACGAGGTGGTGAAATTGTACGAAGGCAGACCGATTATTTCGACTACAGCTGCTTTAGAGACAACCAGTATCACACAAGAAGGAATGTCTGCTGCACAGATTTACGCCGTGCGCACCGCGGGTGTAAACCCAGAGAATGGTCGCCGTATCTTCATCAATAAGAATGGCGAACAGGTGCAGTATCAGCACTTGGCACCGGCAGGAACACCAGCTTACTCTTACCTTGATGGTCGCCCTGCTGCTTCCATTGCCGATCAGGCTGTTGCTTTGGGCAATACCTTGCCTACATGGTTCGGCGGTTTCAACAATAACTTCCAGTACAAGAACTTTGATATGGCATTGAATTTCACCTTCTCCGGTGGTAACTATATCTACAATGGTTCTCGTGCAGGTTTGTTGGATCAACGGATTTGGAACAACTCTACAGAGGTATTGGAAGCATGGTCAGAAACCAATAAAGGAGGAAGCATCCCTAGACCAATCTACGGGGATAACATTTCCAATGGTTCGGCATTTGCAATCGAGGAGAATGTTGAAAAAGGTGATTTCTTACGCCTTCAGACAGCAACCTTGGGTTACCGCTTGCCAAAGAACCTAATCGAGCGTGCGAAATTCAGCAATGTACGGTTATACGTTTCGGTGAACAATGCTTTCTTGATTACGAAGTATACTGGTGTCGATCCGGAAATTTCATCAAATGGTAACAGCAATTTAGCATCTGGTGTTGAGCGTAACTCCATTCCTAATGGACGTACATTCACATTTGGGGTAAATATT is a genomic window containing:
- a CDS encoding SusC/RagA family TonB-linked outer membrane protein, which translates into the protein MKQKLLLLFVAFVFLSSYAFGQSREITGRVTSAADSRPLAGVTVLVQGTNQGTQTNANGAFEITVPSADSRLVFSYVGYQNQVITVGSRAQINVELVSDDETLDEVVVTGYLVQSKKSFTGSSANVTGDKVANRPLQSFTQGLTGQASGVNVVQPSGVLNNPPVVRVRGLSSLSLNSFPLVVVDGIPVSTSDVSQNSAANNPLGDINPEDIESVNILKDAASTAIYGSRAGAGVLVITTKRGKSGDAKFGYDGWVGTSSAVRLPELLNAAQYIQHKNQAIANARAVNPGLPQGSYPSEGGFFETKDENGNVVDTRWYDYVYQNAISHNHNLNVSGGTEKTSYFFSGNVSDQQGILVNNKFMRRALRANVDHKITDWFKLGSSITYTNSENSSPNSGSVPGAAFNTSGLGRIAVVQAPNVSPYLPNGDYSVNGASIGKGANVLAPNYPNPLPIIDLDKNLSETNRLFANIHADINILKDLKFSSNYTWDLRNTNNEQFWNPINGDGLGYGGYAYNNSSKANNWIFMNNLVYNKRWNDHNFVVLVGHESQLTRIDDWGAVRTGLTDRYFNQFQGGYKNNLPGGNGISEHAFESYLSSINYDYAGKYYITGNFRRDGNSALAKKNRWGNFGGASIGWTISEENFFKDGGLGKVFSNMRFKASWGRVGNGNMPILYGAYNLYTSGVYGQDGYVFFNQAGNDDLKWESSSQTNVGVDFGLFDNRLTAEVNYYNKNIDNMILAVPQAPSKGVPGNSILMNVGSMFNRGFEFSLNYRAISNDNFTWNTNLNFATNKNEVVKLYEGRPIISTTAALETTSITQEGMSAAQIYAVRTAGVNPENGRRIFINKNGEQVQYQHLAPAGTPAYSYLDGRPAASIADQAVALGNTLPTWFGGFNNNFQYKNFDMALNFTFSGGNYIYNGSRAGLLDQRIWNNSTEVLEAWSETNKGGSIPRPIYGDNISNGSAFAIEENVEKGDFLRLQTATLGYRLPKNLIERAKFSNVRLYVSVNNAFLITKYTGVDPEISSNGNSNLASGVERNSIPNGRTFTFGVNIGL